One window of Streptomyces sp. SUK 48 genomic DNA carries:
- a CDS encoding malate dehydrogenase: MTRTPVNVTVTGAAGQIGYALLFRIASGQLLGADVPVRLRLLEITPALKAAEGTAMELDDCAFPLLQGIDISDDPNVAFDGANVALLVGARPRTKGMERGDLLEANGGIFKPQGKAINDHAADDIKVLVVGNPANTNALIAQAAAPDVPAERFTAMTRLDHNRALTQLAKKTGSTVADIKRLTIWGNHSATQYPDIFHATVGGKNAAEVVSDEKWLAEDFIPTVAKRGAAIIEARGASSAASAANAAIDHVHTWVNGTAEGDWTSMGIPSDGSYGVPEGLISSFPVTTKDGTYEIVQGLDINEFSRARIDASVQELSEEREAVRALGLL; this comes from the coding sequence ATGACCCGCACTCCCGTGAACGTCACCGTCACCGGCGCGGCCGGCCAGATCGGTTACGCCCTGCTCTTCCGCATCGCCTCCGGCCAGCTGCTCGGCGCGGACGTGCCGGTCCGCCTGCGCCTCCTGGAGATCACCCCGGCGCTCAAGGCCGCCGAGGGCACGGCCATGGAGCTGGACGACTGCGCCTTCCCGCTGCTCCAGGGCATCGACATCTCCGACGACCCGAACGTCGCCTTCGACGGTGCCAACGTGGCCCTGCTGGTCGGCGCCCGCCCGCGCACCAAGGGCATGGAGCGCGGTGACCTGCTGGAGGCCAACGGCGGCATCTTCAAGCCGCAGGGCAAGGCCATCAACGACCACGCCGCGGACGACATCAAGGTCCTGGTCGTCGGCAACCCGGCCAACACGAACGCGCTGATCGCGCAGGCGGCGGCGCCGGACGTACCGGCCGAGCGGTTCACCGCGATGACCCGTCTGGACCACAACCGGGCGCTGACGCAGCTGGCGAAGAAGACGGGCTCGACCGTCGCCGACATCAAGCGGCTGACGATCTGGGGCAACCACTCCGCCACGCAGTACCCGGACATCTTCCACGCGACGGTCGGCGGCAAGAACGCGGCCGAGGTCGTGTCCGACGAGAAGTGGCTGGCCGAGGACTTCATCCCGACCGTCGCCAAGCGCGGTGCGGCGATCATCGAGGCCCGTGGCGCGTCGTCGGCGGCGTCCGCCGCGAACGCCGCGATCGACCACGTGCACACCTGGGTCAACGGCACGGCCGAGGGCGACTGGACGTCCATGGGCATCCCGTCCGACGGTTCGTACGGTGTGCCGGAGGGCCTGATCTCCTCCTTCCCCGTCACCACGAAGGACGGCACGTACGAGATCGTGCAGGGCCTGGACATCAACGAGTTCTCCCGCGCCCGCATCGACGCGTCCGTCCAGGAGCTCTCCGAGGAGCGCGAGGCGGTCCGCGCGCTCGGTCTGCTCTGA
- a CDS encoding DUF2690 domain-containing protein, with the protein MPRWKTLPNELDPEIKEFVSQLRWLVDLGGLGDAALADRTGYGRTSWADYLAGRRLAPKGAAVALAEAAGTSPVPIITMWELAERAWSRAELGHEYVAREHRTEGGTLAVPKVPAQPTAGAAERRGDTEERGNTEGGQGTQGTQGTQGTQGGQGAGGATADSSGGNSWGLAGYQGPSRASGRPGAWPEPARVPGEPEPENPRSPQGTQGTRSPQDPQGTQGSDAVPPSAPAPTSAPDPAPDPKPGYRQPVLMFLGGFVTVLLLILGVFYLTGDHGGGTHEAAAKKPARSASPRASLPPGVKCSGADCAGKDAESMGCSGDQVTTAQTVTLGTTVLEVRYSKVCGAAWGRITGAVPGDKVDVTGARGKDRESGEATEAGDTIAYTPMIAVPDPARARACATLASGRTGCTR; encoded by the coding sequence ATGCCTCGTTGGAAGACCTTGCCGAACGAACTCGACCCGGAGATCAAGGAGTTCGTCAGTCAGCTGCGGTGGCTCGTGGACCTCGGCGGGCTCGGTGACGCGGCCCTGGCCGACCGCACGGGCTACGGCAGGACGTCCTGGGCGGACTACCTCGCCGGACGGCGCCTCGCCCCCAAGGGCGCGGCCGTCGCGCTGGCGGAGGCGGCGGGGACCAGCCCGGTGCCGATCATCACGATGTGGGAGCTGGCCGAACGGGCCTGGAGCCGGGCGGAGTTGGGGCACGAATACGTGGCACGGGAACACCGGACCGAGGGCGGCACGCTCGCCGTCCCGAAGGTTCCGGCGCAGCCGACGGCCGGGGCGGCGGAGCGGCGCGGGGACACGGAGGAGCGCGGGAACACCGAGGGCGGCCAAGGCACCCAGGGCACCCAGGGCACCCAGGGCACCCAGGGCGGTCAGGGCGCCGGGGGTGCGACGGCCGACTCGTCCGGCGGCAACTCGTGGGGGCTGGCCGGGTATCAGGGGCCCTCGCGGGCGAGCGGCCGGCCGGGTGCGTGGCCGGAGCCGGCGCGGGTCCCGGGCGAGCCGGAGCCGGAGAACCCCCGGAGTCCTCAGGGCACTCAGGGCACTCGGAGTCCTCAGGACCCCCAGGGCACTCAGGGCTCCGACGCCGTACCGCCCTCCGCTCCCGCGCCCACGTCCGCCCCCGATCCCGCCCCTGACCCCAAGCCCGGGTACCGGCAGCCGGTGCTGATGTTCCTCGGCGGGTTCGTCACCGTCCTGCTGCTCATCCTCGGCGTCTTCTACCTCACCGGGGACCACGGCGGCGGCACGCACGAGGCGGCGGCCAAGAAGCCCGCCCGGAGCGCGAGTCCGCGGGCGAGCCTGCCGCCCGGGGTGAAGTGCTCCGGCGCGGACTGCGCGGGCAAGGACGCCGAGTCGATGGGATGCAGCGGCGACCAGGTGACCACCGCCCAGACCGTCACCCTCGGCACCACCGTCCTGGAGGTCCGCTACAGCAAGGTCTGCGGCGCCGCGTGGGGCCGCATCACCGGCGCGGTGCCCGGTGACAAGGTCGACGTCACCGGGGCGCGGGGCAAGGACCGCGAGTCCGGGGAGGCCACCGAGGCGGGCGACACCATCGCCTACACCCCGATGATCGCCGTGCCGGATCCGGCCCGGGCGAGGGCGTGCGCCACGCTCGCGTCGGGCCGTACGGGCTGCACGCGGTGA
- a CDS encoding DUF3017 domain-containing protein: MPAEDTRDGEETVRDAISAPDAEGRPRRVTRRFPLFTRDTARPEGGGRAAPRDAPAPARQWPLLVVLGTVALGLLLTAFDVFRVGTLLIGAALLAGAVLRWMLPGVGMLAVRSRFTDISTYGVLGLAIVLLALMAQPHPLLEIPFVSNTLHFTMTK; the protein is encoded by the coding sequence GTGCCGGCTGAGGACACGCGGGACGGCGAGGAGACCGTCCGCGACGCGATCAGCGCCCCCGACGCCGAGGGGCGCCCGCGGCGGGTCACCCGCCGCTTCCCGTTGTTCACCCGGGACACCGCACGGCCGGAGGGCGGCGGCCGGGCCGCGCCCCGTGACGCCCCCGCGCCCGCCCGGCAGTGGCCCCTGCTGGTGGTGCTGGGCACGGTCGCGCTCGGCCTGCTGCTGACCGCGTTCGACGTGTTCCGGGTCGGCACCCTGCTGATCGGCGCCGCGCTGCTGGCCGGCGCGGTGCTGCGCTGGATGCTGCCCGGCGTCGGCATGCTCGCGGTCCGCTCCCGCTTCACCGACATCAGCACCTACGGCGTCCTCGGTCTGGCGATCGTCCTGCTGGCCCTGATGGCCCAGCCGCATCCCCTGCTGGAGATCCCGTTCGTGAGCAACACGCTGCACTTCACGATGACCAAATAG
- a CDS encoding bifunctional methylenetetrahydrofolate dehydrogenase/methenyltetrahydrofolate cyclohydrolase: MTAQILDGKATAAAIKSDLTARVAALKEKGVTPGLGTILVGDDPGSRKYVAGKHRDCAEVGLASIQRELPATATQEEIEAVVRELNEDPACTGYIVQLPLPKGIDENRILELMDPAKDADGLHPMNLGRLVLNEPAPLPCTPNGILTLLRRYGVEIKGAEVVVVGRGVTIGRPMPLLLTRRSENATVTQCHTGTRDLSAHLKRADIVVAAAGSPHLIRAEDIKPGAAVLDVGVSRNAEGKIVGDVHPDVTGVAGFISPNPGGVGPMTRAQLLVNVVEAAERSAG; encoded by the coding sequence ATGACCGCCCAGATTCTCGATGGCAAGGCCACCGCAGCCGCGATCAAGTCCGATCTGACCGCCCGCGTGGCGGCGCTGAAGGAGAAGGGCGTCACGCCCGGACTCGGCACGATCCTGGTCGGGGACGACCCCGGCAGCCGCAAGTACGTCGCGGGCAAGCACCGCGACTGCGCGGAGGTGGGCCTCGCCTCCATCCAGCGCGAGCTGCCGGCCACGGCCACCCAGGAGGAGATCGAGGCGGTCGTCCGCGAGCTGAACGAGGACCCGGCCTGCACCGGCTACATCGTCCAGCTGCCGCTGCCCAAGGGCATCGACGAGAACCGCATCCTGGAGCTGATGGACCCGGCCAAGGACGCGGACGGCCTGCACCCGATGAACCTCGGGCGCCTGGTCCTCAACGAGCCCGCCCCGCTGCCCTGCACCCCCAACGGCATCCTCACCCTGCTGCGCCGCTACGGCGTGGAGATCAAGGGCGCCGAGGTCGTGGTCGTCGGCCGGGGCGTCACCATCGGGCGCCCGATGCCGCTGCTGCTCACCCGCCGCAGCGAGAACGCCACCGTGACCCAGTGCCACACCGGCACCCGCGATCTGTCCGCCCACCTCAAGCGGGCCGACATCGTCGTGGCCGCGGCCGGCTCCCCGCACCTGATCCGCGCCGAGGACATCAAGCCGGGCGCGGCCGTCCTGGACGTGGGCGTCTCCCGCAACGCCGAGGGCAAGATCGTCGGCGACGTCCACCCGGACGTGACCGGGGTGGCCGGTTTCATCTCCCCCAACCCCGGCGGTGTCGGCCCGATGACCCGGGCCCAGCTGCTGGTCAACGTGGTCGAGGCGGCGGAGCGCAGTGCCGGCTGA